In Melopsittacus undulatus isolate bMelUnd1 chromosome 6, bMelUnd1.mat.Z, whole genome shotgun sequence, the following proteins share a genomic window:
- the METTL18 gene encoding histidine protein methyltransferase 1 homolog — protein MAFRFNFSIDEYDNNEADTHDKMDLQLHSPKHKQKSTEINKQAVDAVGDLSPRLGTNNHQDEKPSKKNLCFKVAKEHDIPEDLNKVLENKVMGTVSGLYYINMSVVEMACSGNADEEGILSKSVSSHSDLIPGAYEGGLKIWECTFDLIDYFSEAEIEFTNKTVLDLGCGAGLLGIVALKGKAEKVHFQDYNSTVIDKITLPNAVANCIRTGKGGDTKTSQPPSKRPKKAEHPPDVLTRCRFFSGEWSEVTQLLLSSKKPFSKYDVILTSETIYNPDYYGALHDTLAQLLDKNGRVYLASKEHYFGVGGGIPLFEKFIEERNVFKTSIVKTIDKGLQRCIMEMAFKESC, from the coding sequence ATGGCTTTTcgatttaatttttctattgaTGAATATGACAACAATGAAGCAGACACTCATGATAAGATGGACTTACAGCTGCACTCTccaaaacacaagcagaaatccacagaaataaataagcaaGCTGTTGATGCTGTAGGAGACCTCAGCCCAAGGCTGGGTACCAATAATCACCAAGATGAGAAACCATCAAAGAAGAATTTGTGCTTTAAAGTTGCCAAGGAGCATGACATACCTGAAGATCTCAACAAAGTATTGGAAAATAAAGTAATGGGAACAGTATCAGGCCTGTATTACATAAACATGTCTGTAGTGGAAATGGCATGCTCAGGTAATGCTGACGAAGAAGGCATTTTGTCTAAAAGTGTTTCTTCTCATTCTGATCTCATCCCAGGAGCCTATGAGGGAGGACTGAAAATTTGGGAATGCACCTTTGATCTTATAGACTACTTTTCCGAGGCTGAAATAGAGTTCACCAACAAGACCGTATTGGATCTTGGCTGTGGGGCTGGTctgctgggaatagttgctttAAAGGGTAAAGCTGAAAAAGTCCATTTTCAGGACTACAACAGCACAGTGATTGACAAAATAACCTTGCCTAATGCAGTGGCTAACTGCATAAGGACAGGCAAGGGGGGTGACACTAAAACTAGCCAGCCTCCTTCAAAGAGGCCCAAGAAAGCAGAGCATCCACCTGATGTGCTCACCagatgcagatttttttctggagagTGGTCTGAAGTCACCCAGCTCCTGTTAAGCAGCAAGAAACCCTTTTCAAAGTATGATGTAATACTCACATCTGAGACTATCTATAATCCTGACTACTACGGTGCGTTGCATGACACACTGGCTCAGCTCTTGGATAAAAATGGCCGGGTGTATTTGGCAAGCAAAGAACATTATTTTGGGGTTGGTGGTGGTATCCCCCTCTTTGAGAAATTCATTGAAGAGAGAAATGTGTTCAAGACCAGCATAGTTAAAACAATTGATAAGGGACTGCAGCGGTGTATTATGGAAATGGCCTTTAAAGAGTCCTGTTAA
- the LOC115946205 gene encoding 14 kDa phosphohistidine phosphatase-like has translation MAAVRDVEIDPEGTFKYILVRVQRPGGQEPRDIVRGTKAAEFHNHIFEKVNPEMEKLGYECKCLGGGKIDHNSKDKKIRVFGLSTGYGKADHSLTVEILKKAYPDYEITWSDDKK, from the exons ATGGCCGCGGTGCGGGACGTAGAGATCGACCCGGAGGGCACGTTCAAGTATATCCTGGTCCGTGTGCAGCGCCCGGGCGGTCAGGAGCCGCGGGACATCGTCCGTGGCACCAAGGCAGCCGAGTTCCATA ATCATATATTTGAAAAAGTAAATCCTGAGATGGAAAAGCTGGGATATGAGTGCAAGTGCCTTGGAGGAGGGAAAATTGATCATAATagcaaagacaagaaaattaGGGTATTTGGGCTCTCGACA GGCTATGGAAAAGCTGATCATTCGTTGACAGTGGAGATACTGAAAAAAGCATATCCAGATTATGAAATTACATGGTCAGATGACAAGAAATAA
- the LOC101870887 gene encoding E-selectin isoform X1 — protein MNCLWFLSLLTYGLTLLQGANGWTYHYSDTNMTYREAELWCKKRYTNMVAIQNKEEISYLNNFLPFNPGYYWIGIRKINEVWTWIGTNKELTEEAKNWASGEPNGKGNNEDCVEIYIKRGKDDGKWNDEQCEKKKVALCYTASCNPSLCSGHGECIETINNHSCNCNPGFYGPECEFVESCDPLKKPDHGSLVCNHPLENFSYNSSCTVQCEEGYELTALESVYCTSSGVWSAPLAACKAVTCPALEMPLHGAVNCSHPSVELTWGATCEFTCEEGFTLTGPATLQCGSSGAWDRQQPSCAAVLCEAVTWPEGFVTCDHAPADLAYGSRCDFHCSEGYVLDGPSSIECTAQGQWSEPAPVCRAVTCPALEMPLHGAVNCSHPSVELTWGATCEFTCEEGFTLTGPATLQCGSSGAWDRQQPSCAAVLCEAVTWPEGFVTCDHAPADLAYGSRCDFHCSEGYVLDGPSSIECTAQGQWSEPAPVCRVVQCEPLNSPEKGSMDCSHSVGNFTYNTACYFSCLEGWMLNGSHVLECNHSGNWSASLPTCEASEQVSYISVGVAATSASLLSTASFLLWLARHFQRKAKKFTPSSSCQSLTIEGSFQSAGQTV, from the exons ATGAATTGCTTGTGGTTTCTATCTCTTCTTACTTATG GACTTACACTACTGCAGGGGGCAAATGGTTGGACATACCATTATTCAGACACAAATATGACCTacagggaagcagagctgtgGTGCAAAAAGAGATATACTAACATGGTTGCTATTCAGAATAAGGAGGAAATCAGCTATCTCAATAACTTCTTACCCTTCAATCCGGGTTACTACTGGATTGGaatcagaaaaattaatgaGGTATGGACCTGGATTGGAACTAACAAAGAACTGACAGAAGAGGCAAAAAACTGGGCTTCAGGTGAGCCAAATGGCAAAGGGAACAATGAGGACTGCGTTGAAATCTACATTAAAAGAGGGAAAGAtgatggaaaatggaatgaTGAACAGtgtgagaaaaagaaagtcGCCTTGTGCTACACAG cttCTTGCAACCCATCTCTCTGCAGTGGCCATGGAGAATGCATAGAGACTATTAACAATCACAGCTGCAATTGTAACCCTGGATTCTATGGGCCAGAATGTGAATTTG TTGAGAGCTGTGATCCACTAAAGAAACCAGATCATGGGAGCCTTGTGTGCAACCATCCATTGGAGAACTTCAGCTACAACTCATCCTGCACAGTTCAGTGTGAGGAAGGCTATGAATTGACTGCATTGGAATCTGTGTACTGTACCTCTTCTGGGGTCTGGTCTGCCCCCCTTGCAGCATGCAAAG CTGTAACCTGTCCTGCCTTAGAAATGCCTCTTCATGGTGCTGTGAACTGCTCCCATCCCTCTGTGGAGCTCACCTGGGGTGCCACCTGTGAGTTCACCTGTGAGGAAGGATTTACCCTGACAGGACCAGCCACACTACAGTGTGGGTCTTCCGGGGCTTGGGATAGGCAGCAGCCATCCTGTGCAG ctgtgctgtgtgagGCTGTAACCTGGCCAGAAGGCTTTGTGACCTGTGACCACGCTCCTGCAGATCTTGCCTACGGCTCACGTTGTGATTTCCACTGCAGTGAGGGCTACGTTCTGGATGGCCCATCCAGCATTGAAtgcacagcacagggacagTGGTCAGAGCCAGCACCAGTATGCAGAG CTGTAACCTGTCCTGCCTTAGAAATGCCTCTTCATGGTGCTGTGAACTGCTCCCATCCCTCTGTGGAGCTCACCTGGGGTGCCACCTGTGAGTTCACCTGTGAGGAAGGATTTACCCTGACAGGACCAGCCACACTACAGTGTGGGTCTTCCGGGGCTTGGGATAGGCAGCAGCCATCCTGTGCAG ctgtgctgtgtgagGCTGTAACCTGGCCAGAAGGCTTTGTGACCTGTGACCACGCTCCTGCAGATCTTGCCTACGGCTCACGTTGTGATTTCCACTGCAGTGAGGGCTACGTTCTGGATGGCCCATCCAGCATTGAGtgcacagcacagggacagTGGTCAGAGCCAGCACCAGTATGCAGAG TTGTACAGTGTGAACCACTGAACTCCCCTGAGAAAGGCTCTATGGATTGCTCTCATAGTGTGGGGAACTTCACATACAACACAGCATGCTACTTCAGCTGTCTGGAAGGATGGATGCTGAATGGTTCTCATGTTCTTGAATGTAACCATTCAGGAAACTGGAGTGCGAGTCTGCCCACATGTGAAG CTTCTGAGCAAGTCAGCTATATCTCTGTGGGAGTAGCAGCCACAAGTGCCTCTCTGTTGTCCACGGCATCATTCCTCCTTTGGCTTGCAAgacatttccaaagaaaag CAAAGAAATTTACTCCTTCCAG TAGCTGTCAAAGCCTAACCATTGAAGGTAGTTTCCAGAGTGCTGGCCAGACTGTCTAA
- the LOC101870887 gene encoding E-selectin isoform X2, producing MNCLWFLSLLTYGLTLLQGANGWTYHYSDTNMTYREAELWCKKRYTNMVAIQNKEEISYLNNFLPFNPGYYWIGIRKINEVWTWIGTNKELTEEAKNWASGEPNGKGNNEDCVEIYIKRGKDDGKWNDEQCEKKKVALCYTASCNPSLCSGHGECIETINNHSCNCNPGFYGPECEFVESCDPLKKPDHGSLVCNHPLENFSYNSSCTVQCEEGYELTALESVYCTSSGVWSAPLAACKAVTCPALEMPLHGAVNCSHPSVELTWGATCEFTCEEGFTLTGPATLQCGSSGAWDRQQPSCAAVLCEAVTWPEGFVTCDHAPADLAYGSRCDFHCSEGYVLDGPSSIECTAQGQWSEPAPVCRVVQCEPLNSPEKGSMDCSHSVGNFTYNTACYFSCLEGWMLNGSHVLECNHSGNWSASLPTCEASEQVSYISVGVAATSASLLSTASFLLWLARHFQRKAKKFTPSSSCQSLTIEGSFQSAGQTV from the exons ATGAATTGCTTGTGGTTTCTATCTCTTCTTACTTATG GACTTACACTACTGCAGGGGGCAAATGGTTGGACATACCATTATTCAGACACAAATATGACCTacagggaagcagagctgtgGTGCAAAAAGAGATATACTAACATGGTTGCTATTCAGAATAAGGAGGAAATCAGCTATCTCAATAACTTCTTACCCTTCAATCCGGGTTACTACTGGATTGGaatcagaaaaattaatgaGGTATGGACCTGGATTGGAACTAACAAAGAACTGACAGAAGAGGCAAAAAACTGGGCTTCAGGTGAGCCAAATGGCAAAGGGAACAATGAGGACTGCGTTGAAATCTACATTAAAAGAGGGAAAGAtgatggaaaatggaatgaTGAACAGtgtgagaaaaagaaagtcGCCTTGTGCTACACAG cttCTTGCAACCCATCTCTCTGCAGTGGCCATGGAGAATGCATAGAGACTATTAACAATCACAGCTGCAATTGTAACCCTGGATTCTATGGGCCAGAATGTGAATTTG TTGAGAGCTGTGATCCACTAAAGAAACCAGATCATGGGAGCCTTGTGTGCAACCATCCATTGGAGAACTTCAGCTACAACTCATCCTGCACAGTTCAGTGTGAGGAAGGCTATGAATTGACTGCATTGGAATCTGTGTACTGTACCTCTTCTGGGGTCTGGTCTGCCCCCCTTGCAGCATGCAAAG CTGTAACCTGTCCTGCCTTAGAAATGCCTCTTCATGGTGCTGTGAACTGCTCCCATCCCTCTGTGGAGCTCACCTGGGGTGCCACCTGTGAGTTCACCTGTGAGGAAGGATTTACCCTGACAGGACCAGCCACACTACAGTGTGGGTCTTCCGGGGCTTGGGATAGGCAGCAGCCATCCTGTGCAG ctgtgctgtgtgagGCTGTAACCTGGCCAGAAGGCTTTGTGACCTGTGACCACGCTCCTGCAGATCTTGCCTACGGCTCACGTTGTGATTTCCACTGCAGTGAGGGCTACGTTCTGGATGGCCCATCCAGCATTGAAtgcacagcacagggacagTGGTCAGAGCCAGCACCAGTATGCAGAG TTGTACAGTGTGAACCACTGAACTCCCCTGAGAAAGGCTCTATGGATTGCTCTCATAGTGTGGGGAACTTCACATACAACACAGCATGCTACTTCAGCTGTCTGGAAGGATGGATGCTGAATGGTTCTCATGTTCTTGAATGTAACCATTCAGGAAACTGGAGTGCGAGTCTGCCCACATGTGAAG CTTCTGAGCAAGTCAGCTATATCTCTGTGGGAGTAGCAGCCACAAGTGCCTCTCTGTTGTCCACGGCATCATTCCTCCTTTGGCTTGCAAgacatttccaaagaaaag CAAAGAAATTTACTCCTTCCAG TAGCTGTCAAAGCCTAACCATTGAAGGTAGTTTCCAGAGTGCTGGCCAGACTGTCTAA